Proteins encoded in a region of the Syngnathus typhle isolate RoL2023-S1 ecotype Sweden linkage group LG20, RoL_Styp_1.0, whole genome shotgun sequence genome:
- the LOC133144673 gene encoding oocyte zinc finger protein XlCOF6-like has translation MCARTIANYAKELCATKEEKDRRRLLLEALWRQPRVVLRRADNGQGFGPEQQEPERQDKEEVEDKEVRHFNEQKDQMCFFIKKEEEEPEQFCIKEEEEDLHSRKEKIENDFCKMPSTLVPLKSRGEGHCEASREAEPPSSSSGQHITEDDGRSCGGSQADDVLLAPISDGDVMSSHSPGSEDDESNGDISFHAENKQWKCSYCWKMFALKRSLKQHMKTHTVEKPFSCSDCGQRFPSKANLKRHMTTHTGEKPFSCSDCGQRFSSKANLKRHMTTHTGEKPFSCSDCGQRFSQKTHFKSHMRSHTGEKPFSCSDCGQNFSHKGDLKIHARTHTGEKPFPCSDCGRTFSRKGHLKLHTRTHTGETPFSCSDCGQRFSHKANVKTHMRTHTGEKPFPCTVCGQRFSYKGHLKTHMRTHTGEKPFSCLVCGQRFSRNGTLKLHTRTHTGEKPFSCSDCGQSFSHKEHLKTHTRTHTGEKPFSCSDCGQSFSHKEHLKTHTRTHTGEKPFPCTVCGQRFSHKANVKTHIRTHTGEKPFPCTVCGQRFSYKGHLKTHMRTHTGEKPFSCLVCGQRFSRNGTLKLHTRTHTGEKPFSCSDCGQSFSQKEHLKIHTRTHTGEKPFPCTVCGQRFSQKEFLKTHMTTHTGEKHFSCSDCGQRFSRKSNLKIHIRTHTGEKPFSCSDCGRAFSRKGHLKLHTRTHTGETPFSCSDCGQRFSHGANVKTHMRTHTGEKPFPCTVCGQRFSYKGHLKTHMRTHTGEKPFSCLVCGQRFSRNGTLKLHTRTHTGEKPFSCSDCGQSFSHMEHLKIHTRTHTGEKPFPAQIVVKDSLRRQT, from the coding sequence ACAACGGTCAAGGTTTTGGTCCTGAACAGCAGGAGCCAGAGCGCCAAGACAAAGAGGAAGTGGAGGACAAAGAGGTCCGACACTTTAATGAACAAAAGGACCAGATGTGTTTTTTCATcaaaaaagaggaggaggagccagAGCAATTTTGcataaaagaggaggaggaagatctcCACTCCAGGAAAGAGAAGATAGAAAATGATTTCTGCAAAATGCCATCGACTCTTGTCCCTTTGAAGAGCAGAGGTGAGGGTCATTGTGAGGCAAGCAGAGAGGCGGAGCCTCCAAGCAGCAGCTCAGGTCAACACATAACAGAAGATGATGGACGCTCCTGTGGAGGATCACAAGCTGACGACGTCCTCTTAGCTCCAATCTCAGACGGTGATGTTATGTCGTCACATTCTCCTGGCTCTGAAGATGATGAGTCAAACGGTGATATTTCATTTCACGCTGAAAACAAACAGTGGAAATGTTCTTACTGttggaaaatgtttgctttgaagaggagtttgaaacaacacatgaAAACCCACACtgttgagaaacctttttcctgctcagattgtggccaaagattcccTAGTAAGGCAAACTTAAAAAGACACATGACAacccacactggagagaaacctttttcttgctcagattgtggccaaagattctctagTAAGGCAAACTTAAAAAGACACATGACAacccacactggagagaaacccttttcctgctcagattgtggtcaaagattctctcagaagaCACACTTCAAATCACACATGAGatcccacactggcgagaaacctttttcctgctcagattgtggccaaaaCTTCTCACATAAGGGAGACTTAAAAATACAcgcaagaacccacactggtgaaaaaccttttccctgctcagattgtggccgAACATTCTCACGTAAAGGACACTTAAAAttacacacaagaacccacactggtgagacacCCTTTTCCTGCTCAGATTGTGGTCAAAGATTCTCTCACAAGGCAAACGTAAAAACACACatgagaacccacactggtgagaaaccttttccctgcacagtttgtggccaaagattctcataTAAGGgacacttaaaaacacacatgagaacccacactggtgagaaacctttttcctgcttagtttgtggccaaagattctcaagAAATGGAACTTTAAAACTTCACacgagaacccacactggtgagaaacctttttcctgctcagattgtggccaaagCTTCTCACATAAGGAacacttaaaaacacacacaagaacccacactggtgagaaacctttttcctgctcagattgtggccaaagCTTCTCACATAAGGAacacttaaaaacacacacaagaacccacactggtgagaaaccttttccctgcacagtttgtggccaaagattctctcacaAGGCAAATGTAAAAACACACataagaacccacactggtgagaaaccttttccctgcacagtttgtggccaaagattctcataTAAGGgacacttaaaaacacacatgagaacccacactggtgagaaacctttttcctgcttagtttgtggccaaagattctcaagAAATGGAACTTTAAAACTCCACacgagaacccacactggtgagaaacctttttcctgctcagattgtggccaaagCTTCTCACAAAAGGAACacttaaaaatacacacaagaacccacactggtgagaaaccttttccctgcacagtttgtggccaaagattctctcagaaggAATTCTTAAAAACTCACATGACAACCCACACTGGGGAGAAACACTTTTCCTGCTCAGATTGTGGTCAAAGATTCTCTCGGAAGTCAAACTTAAAAATACACataagaacccacactggtgagaaaccattttcctgctcagattgtggccgAGCATTCTCACGTAAAGGACACTTAAAAttacacacaagaacccacactggtgagacacCCTTTTCCTGCTcggattgtggtcaaagatTCTCTCACGGGGCAAACGTAAAAACACACatgagaacccacactggtgagaaaccttttccctgcacagtttgtggccaaagattctcataTAAGGgacacttaaaaacacacatgagaacccacactggtgagaaacctttttcctgcttagtttgtggccaaagattctcaagAAATGGAACTTTAAAACttcacacaagaacccacactggtgagaaacctttttcctgctcagattgtggccaaagCTTCTCACATATGGAACacttaaaaatacacacaagaacccacactggtgagaaaccttttcctgctcagattgtggtcaaagattctctcagaagaCAAACTTAA